The Xiphias gladius isolate SHS-SW01 ecotype Sanya breed wild chromosome 9, ASM1685928v1, whole genome shotgun sequence genome window below encodes:
- the mms19 gene encoding MMS19 nucleotide excision repair protein homolog isoform X1, whose product MAADSGLLLSLVEEFVSGLQDSKAKDTATGVKEGQFTILQLVEALGLSLTSSQPHTRARGVQLLSEVLHECYGNLTEREVEVLIAFYENRLKDHYVITPPVLQGLRALTKCTALPPGSAVSMLRSLFQDVHVQSLMLAERSCVYNMLINLMETREAELKGLGADFVFGFVQSMDGERDPRNLLLAFQIAKNIIHRGYDLGKFTEELFEVTSCYFPIDFSPPPNDPHGITKEELIEALRAVLTGTPKFAEFLLPLIIEKLDSDIQSAKLDSLQTLTACVSQYEHKDLAEFLEGLWTSLRREVFQTSSERIESAGLTALTALTSCLSRSVLNSDSEDSLSTFLDLVLKDCKHHLCEPDLKLVWPSAKLLQAACSGSNRASHIVTAAVMPSLIEQYSSRTQCSHRRTLLEVVLRFIQSVKTSQSSENVEESVFLAFRQSLCSMVFSALSETNSSLQITATSMLTPLAQQTGLLLASDIELAVDHLNRILLTEEDDRVSLAVVESAGTLAELYPEAFITQLIPRLKKEMFSEPMDQDNNREASEEHSHHAVRQRCLSALAAVSTQPSVVRESTPVLLEVLSSAHTGSVGFSVEEVVLACRSLQRIAEQVQDTEETGRCFHELIIPRLLSLALQAALQSEGSSSRRSPLVEEVVLSAMVPVISTSCSMLQPMLAGQTASRAVSLFLNGDVSFLPDNSFPSHIQLLKKQQGDSWSQSQMVCLLMGCVCSLPRSVEVPQMDQLLSQLEEMSCTCSHPLSYTSAAKCFAGLVNKRPQGDSLDSLIQRTMKRVCRELDSASSPVRTQAFTLMIWVAKALLLRYHPLSTALTDKLFSLLDDADLGAMAADGFSLLMSDSADVLNRGCHADVRIMYRQRFFSENSAKLVQGFNAAPKEKKPNYLKALSNIVNKLPKQVQITELPALLSLLLEALSCPDQGVQLSTLSCLEPVLIDPPSALIQQLEALVGRLLALISSPAMSVKIASLRCIHALSRFPAHEILPFRARVLRALARPLDDKKRLVRSEAVQARGEWFLLGSPGGR is encoded by the exons ATGGCTGCGGACAGTGGCTTGCTGCTGTCTCTGGTGGAGGAATTTGTCTCGGGACTACAAGACAGCAAGGCCAAAGATACAGCAACAG GTGTCAAAGAGGGACAGTTTACAATACTGCAGCTGGTGGAAGCACTGGG ACTTAGTTTGACGAGCTCCCAGCCTCACACTCGAGCCAGAGGAGTCCAGCTGCTGTCTGAGGTTTTGCATGAGTGCTATGGAAATCTTACAGAGAGAGAAG TGGAAGTGCTGATTGCTTTCTATGAAAACCGTCTAAAGGACCATTACGTGATCACACCGCCTGTCTTACAGGGGCTTAGAGCACTG ACTAAATGCACGGCGTTGCCTCCTGGCTCAGCTGTGTCAATGCTGAGGTCTTTGTTCCAGGATGTTCATGTACAG TCTCTGATGCTGGCTGAGAGGTCCTGCGTCTATAACATGCTCATCAACCTTATGGAGACCAGAGAGGCTG AGCTGAAGGGTTTGGGGGCAGACTTTGTGTTCGGCTTTGTCCAGTCAATGGATGGCGAGAGGGATCCTCGCAACCTCCTGCTAGCTTTCCAGATTGCAAAGAACATCATCCACCGAGGTTACGATCTAG GTAAATTCACAGAGGAGCTGTTCGAAGTGACATCCTGCTATTTCCCCATTGACTTCAGCCCC CCTCCCAATGACCCCCACGGCATCACCAAAGAGGAACTAATTGAGGCGCTGAGGGCTGTCCTGACGGGGACACCAAAATTTGCTGAG TTTCTGTTGCCTCTCATCATTGAGAAGCTGGACTCAGACATTCAGAGTGCGAAGCTGGATTCGCTGCAGACTCTG ACCGCTTGTGTGTCACAATACGAACATAAGGACTTAGCAGAATTCCTTGAGGGACTGTGGACATCACTGCGCAGAGAG GTGTTTCAGACATCCAGTGAGAGGATTGAGTCTGCAGGCCTCACTGCTCTTACCGCactcacttcctgtctgtctcgctCAGTCCTCAACTCTGACTCTGAAGACTCCCTCAGCACCTTCCTGGATCTTGTTCTCAAAG ACTGCAAACATCACCTGTGTGAGCCAGACCTGAAGCTTGTGTGGCCCAGTGccaagctgctgcaggctgcctgCAGCGGCTCCAACAGGGCGAGCCACATCGTAACAGCCGCTGTCATGCCCTCTCTCATCGAGCAGTACAGCAGCAGAACACag TGCTCCCATAGACGGACATTACTGGAAGTGGTGCTTCGATTCATCCAGTCAGTAAAAACCAGCCAGTCTTCAGAGAACG TAGAAGAGAGTGTGTTTTTAGCTTTCCGTCAGTCTCTGTGCAGCATGGTGTTTTCAGCTCTGTCGGAGACTAATTCCAGTCTGCAGATCACAGCCACCTCCATGCTCACCCCACTGGCACAACAAACAG GTCTGCTGTTGGCCTCGGATATTGAGCTGGCTGTAGATCACCTGAACAGAATTTTGCTCACGGAGGAGGATGACAGAGTCAG TCTTGCTGTGGTAGAGTCTGCTGGAACCTTAGCAGAGCTGTACCCAGAAGCCTTTATCACCCAACTGATCCCAAGACTAAAGAAGGAGATGTTTTCTG AGCCCATGGATCAAGACAACAACAGAGAAGCTTCTGAGGAGCATTCCCACCATGCAGTGCGTCAGCGGTGTTTGTCTGCTCTGGCTGCGGTGTCCACCCAGCCCAGTGTTGTACGGGAGAGCACGCCTGTTCTCCTGGAGGTCCTCAGCTCAGCACACACAG gTAGCGTCGGTTTCtcagtggaggaggtggtgttGGCCTGTCGCAGCCTCCAGAGGATAGCAGAGCAGGTTCAGGACACTGAGGAGACAGGGCGATGCTTCCATGAACTCATCATCCCGCGGCTGCTGTCGCTGGCGCTCCAAGCGGCACTGCAGA GTGAGGGGTCCTCTAGTCGTCGAAGTCCTCTGGTAGAGGAAGTGGTCCTGTCTGCTATGGTCCCTGTCATCAGTACTTCCTGCTCCATGCTACAGCCAAT GTTGGCGGGACAAACAGCGTCAAgggctgtctctctcttcctaaACGGTGATGTCTCCTTTTTGCCCGACAACTCCTTCCCTTCACACATCCAGCTGCTCAAG AAGCAGCAGGGGGACTCGTGGAGCCAGTCTCAGATGGTTTGTCTGCTCATGGGCTGCGTGTGCTCGTTACCTCGCAGT GTGGAGGTGCCCCAGATGGACCAGCTGCTGTCACAGCTGGAGGAGATGAGCTGCACCTGCAGCCACCCGCTGTCTTACACCTCTGCTGCAAAGTGCTTCGCTGGGCTGGTCAACAAGCGACCACAGG gtgATTCTCTTGATAGCCTCATTCAGAGGACAATGAAGAGAGTGTGCAGAGAGCTGGACTCGGCATCTTCACCTGTACGCACTCAGGCATTCACCCTCATGATCTGG GTGGCCAAGGCTTTGCTTCTCCGATACCACCCTCTGTCCACAGCACTGACTGACAAG CTCTTCTCTCTGCTCGATGATGCCGATCTGGGAGCGATGGCAGCAGACGGCTTCTCACTGCTGATGAGCGACTCCGCTGACGTTCTTAACCGTGGTTGCCATGCCGATGTTCGCATCATGTACCGCCAGCGCTTCTTCAGTGAGAATTCAGCAAAGTTGGTCCAGGGCTTCAATGCTGCGCCAAAAG AGAAGAAGCCCAACTACCTGAAGGCTCTGTCCAACATTGTCAATAAGCTGCCGAAGCAGGTTCAAATCACAGAACTACCAGCG CTCCTGTCACTGCTGTTGGAGGCCTTGTCGTGTCCCGATCAGGGTGTCCAGCTGTCCACCCTGTCCTGTCTGGAGCCCGTCCTCATCGACCCACCATCAGCTCTCATACAGCAGCTCGAGGCCTTGGTCGGCAGGTTGCTGGCCCTCATCTCTAGTCCAGCCATG AGTGTAAAGATCGCCTCGCTGCGCTGCATCCATGCCCTCTCCCGCTTCCCCGCACATGAG ATCTTGCCGTTTCGAGCCCGAGTGCTGCGAGCTCTGGCCCGGCCTCTGGATGACAAGAAGAGGCTGGTGAGGAGCGAGGCGGTGCAGGCACGAGGAGAGTG GTTCCTCTTGGGAAGTCCTGGTGGAAGGTGA
- the mms19 gene encoding MMS19 nucleotide excision repair protein homolog isoform X2, with translation MAADSGLLLSLVEEFVSGLQDSKAKDTATGVKEGQFTILQLVEALGLSLTSSQPHTRARGVQLLSEVLHECYGNLTEREVEVLIAFYENRLKDHYVITPPVLQGLRALTKCTALPPGSAVSMLRSLFQDVHVQSLMLAERSCVYNMLINLMETREAELKGLGADFVFGFVQSMDGERDPRNLLLAFQIAKNIIHRGYDLGKFTEELFEVTSCYFPIDFSPPPNDPHGITKEELIEALRAVLTGTPKFAEFLLPLIIEKLDSDIQSAKLDSLQTLTACVSQYEHKDLAEFLEGLWTSLRREVFQTSSERIESAGLTALTALTSCLSRSVLNSDSEDSLSTFLDLVLKDCKHHLCEPDLKLVWPSAKLLQAACSGSNRASHIVTAAVMPSLIEQYSSRTQCSHRRTLLEVVLRFIQSVKTSQSSENEESVFLAFRQSLCSMVFSALSETNSSLQITATSMLTPLAQQTGLLLASDIELAVDHLNRILLTEEDDRVSLAVVESAGTLAELYPEAFITQLIPRLKKEMFSEPMDQDNNREASEEHSHHAVRQRCLSALAAVSTQPSVVRESTPVLLEVLSSAHTGSVGFSVEEVVLACRSLQRIAEQVQDTEETGRCFHELIIPRLLSLALQAALQSEGSSSRRSPLVEEVVLSAMVPVISTSCSMLQPMLAGQTASRAVSLFLNGDVSFLPDNSFPSHIQLLKKQQGDSWSQSQMVCLLMGCVCSLPRSVEVPQMDQLLSQLEEMSCTCSHPLSYTSAAKCFAGLVNKRPQGDSLDSLIQRTMKRVCRELDSASSPVRTQAFTLMIWVAKALLLRYHPLSTALTDKLFSLLDDADLGAMAADGFSLLMSDSADVLNRGCHADVRIMYRQRFFSENSAKLVQGFNAAPKEKKPNYLKALSNIVNKLPKQVQITELPALLSLLLEALSCPDQGVQLSTLSCLEPVLIDPPSALIQQLEALVGRLLALISSPAMSVKIASLRCIHALSRFPAHEILPFRARVLRALARPLDDKKRLVRSEAVQARGEWFLLGSPGGR, from the exons ATGGCTGCGGACAGTGGCTTGCTGCTGTCTCTGGTGGAGGAATTTGTCTCGGGACTACAAGACAGCAAGGCCAAAGATACAGCAACAG GTGTCAAAGAGGGACAGTTTACAATACTGCAGCTGGTGGAAGCACTGGG ACTTAGTTTGACGAGCTCCCAGCCTCACACTCGAGCCAGAGGAGTCCAGCTGCTGTCTGAGGTTTTGCATGAGTGCTATGGAAATCTTACAGAGAGAGAAG TGGAAGTGCTGATTGCTTTCTATGAAAACCGTCTAAAGGACCATTACGTGATCACACCGCCTGTCTTACAGGGGCTTAGAGCACTG ACTAAATGCACGGCGTTGCCTCCTGGCTCAGCTGTGTCAATGCTGAGGTCTTTGTTCCAGGATGTTCATGTACAG TCTCTGATGCTGGCTGAGAGGTCCTGCGTCTATAACATGCTCATCAACCTTATGGAGACCAGAGAGGCTG AGCTGAAGGGTTTGGGGGCAGACTTTGTGTTCGGCTTTGTCCAGTCAATGGATGGCGAGAGGGATCCTCGCAACCTCCTGCTAGCTTTCCAGATTGCAAAGAACATCATCCACCGAGGTTACGATCTAG GTAAATTCACAGAGGAGCTGTTCGAAGTGACATCCTGCTATTTCCCCATTGACTTCAGCCCC CCTCCCAATGACCCCCACGGCATCACCAAAGAGGAACTAATTGAGGCGCTGAGGGCTGTCCTGACGGGGACACCAAAATTTGCTGAG TTTCTGTTGCCTCTCATCATTGAGAAGCTGGACTCAGACATTCAGAGTGCGAAGCTGGATTCGCTGCAGACTCTG ACCGCTTGTGTGTCACAATACGAACATAAGGACTTAGCAGAATTCCTTGAGGGACTGTGGACATCACTGCGCAGAGAG GTGTTTCAGACATCCAGTGAGAGGATTGAGTCTGCAGGCCTCACTGCTCTTACCGCactcacttcctgtctgtctcgctCAGTCCTCAACTCTGACTCTGAAGACTCCCTCAGCACCTTCCTGGATCTTGTTCTCAAAG ACTGCAAACATCACCTGTGTGAGCCAGACCTGAAGCTTGTGTGGCCCAGTGccaagctgctgcaggctgcctgCAGCGGCTCCAACAGGGCGAGCCACATCGTAACAGCCGCTGTCATGCCCTCTCTCATCGAGCAGTACAGCAGCAGAACACag TGCTCCCATAGACGGACATTACTGGAAGTGGTGCTTCGATTCATCCAGTCAGTAAAAACCAGCCAGTCTTCAGAGAACG AAGAGAGTGTGTTTTTAGCTTTCCGTCAGTCTCTGTGCAGCATGGTGTTTTCAGCTCTGTCGGAGACTAATTCCAGTCTGCAGATCACAGCCACCTCCATGCTCACCCCACTGGCACAACAAACAG GTCTGCTGTTGGCCTCGGATATTGAGCTGGCTGTAGATCACCTGAACAGAATTTTGCTCACGGAGGAGGATGACAGAGTCAG TCTTGCTGTGGTAGAGTCTGCTGGAACCTTAGCAGAGCTGTACCCAGAAGCCTTTATCACCCAACTGATCCCAAGACTAAAGAAGGAGATGTTTTCTG AGCCCATGGATCAAGACAACAACAGAGAAGCTTCTGAGGAGCATTCCCACCATGCAGTGCGTCAGCGGTGTTTGTCTGCTCTGGCTGCGGTGTCCACCCAGCCCAGTGTTGTACGGGAGAGCACGCCTGTTCTCCTGGAGGTCCTCAGCTCAGCACACACAG gTAGCGTCGGTTTCtcagtggaggaggtggtgttGGCCTGTCGCAGCCTCCAGAGGATAGCAGAGCAGGTTCAGGACACTGAGGAGACAGGGCGATGCTTCCATGAACTCATCATCCCGCGGCTGCTGTCGCTGGCGCTCCAAGCGGCACTGCAGA GTGAGGGGTCCTCTAGTCGTCGAAGTCCTCTGGTAGAGGAAGTGGTCCTGTCTGCTATGGTCCCTGTCATCAGTACTTCCTGCTCCATGCTACAGCCAAT GTTGGCGGGACAAACAGCGTCAAgggctgtctctctcttcctaaACGGTGATGTCTCCTTTTTGCCCGACAACTCCTTCCCTTCACACATCCAGCTGCTCAAG AAGCAGCAGGGGGACTCGTGGAGCCAGTCTCAGATGGTTTGTCTGCTCATGGGCTGCGTGTGCTCGTTACCTCGCAGT GTGGAGGTGCCCCAGATGGACCAGCTGCTGTCACAGCTGGAGGAGATGAGCTGCACCTGCAGCCACCCGCTGTCTTACACCTCTGCTGCAAAGTGCTTCGCTGGGCTGGTCAACAAGCGACCACAGG gtgATTCTCTTGATAGCCTCATTCAGAGGACAATGAAGAGAGTGTGCAGAGAGCTGGACTCGGCATCTTCACCTGTACGCACTCAGGCATTCACCCTCATGATCTGG GTGGCCAAGGCTTTGCTTCTCCGATACCACCCTCTGTCCACAGCACTGACTGACAAG CTCTTCTCTCTGCTCGATGATGCCGATCTGGGAGCGATGGCAGCAGACGGCTTCTCACTGCTGATGAGCGACTCCGCTGACGTTCTTAACCGTGGTTGCCATGCCGATGTTCGCATCATGTACCGCCAGCGCTTCTTCAGTGAGAATTCAGCAAAGTTGGTCCAGGGCTTCAATGCTGCGCCAAAAG AGAAGAAGCCCAACTACCTGAAGGCTCTGTCCAACATTGTCAATAAGCTGCCGAAGCAGGTTCAAATCACAGAACTACCAGCG CTCCTGTCACTGCTGTTGGAGGCCTTGTCGTGTCCCGATCAGGGTGTCCAGCTGTCCACCCTGTCCTGTCTGGAGCCCGTCCTCATCGACCCACCATCAGCTCTCATACAGCAGCTCGAGGCCTTGGTCGGCAGGTTGCTGGCCCTCATCTCTAGTCCAGCCATG AGTGTAAAGATCGCCTCGCTGCGCTGCATCCATGCCCTCTCCCGCTTCCCCGCACATGAG ATCTTGCCGTTTCGAGCCCGAGTGCTGCGAGCTCTGGCCCGGCCTCTGGATGACAAGAAGAGGCTGGTGAGGAGCGAGGCGGTGCAGGCACGAGGAGAGTG GTTCCTCTTGGGAAGTCCTGGTGGAAGGTGA
- the mms19 gene encoding MMS19 nucleotide excision repair protein homolog isoform X3, protein MLRSLFQDVHVQSLMLAERSCVYNMLINLMETREAELKGLGADFVFGFVQSMDGERDPRNLLLAFQIAKNIIHRGYDLGKFTEELFEVTSCYFPIDFSPPPNDPHGITKEELIEALRAVLTGTPKFAEFLLPLIIEKLDSDIQSAKLDSLQTLTACVSQYEHKDLAEFLEGLWTSLRREVFQTSSERIESAGLTALTALTSCLSRSVLNSDSEDSLSTFLDLVLKDCKHHLCEPDLKLVWPSAKLLQAACSGSNRASHIVTAAVMPSLIEQYSSRTQCSHRRTLLEVVLRFIQSVKTSQSSENVEESVFLAFRQSLCSMVFSALSETNSSLQITATSMLTPLAQQTGLLLASDIELAVDHLNRILLTEEDDRVSLAVVESAGTLAELYPEAFITQLIPRLKKEMFSEPMDQDNNREASEEHSHHAVRQRCLSALAAVSTQPSVVRESTPVLLEVLSSAHTGSVGFSVEEVVLACRSLQRIAEQVQDTEETGRCFHELIIPRLLSLALQAALQSEGSSSRRSPLVEEVVLSAMVPVISTSCSMLQPMLAGQTASRAVSLFLNGDVSFLPDNSFPSHIQLLKKQQGDSWSQSQMVCLLMGCVCSLPRSVEVPQMDQLLSQLEEMSCTCSHPLSYTSAAKCFAGLVNKRPQGDSLDSLIQRTMKRVCRELDSASSPVRTQAFTLMIWVAKALLLRYHPLSTALTDKLFSLLDDADLGAMAADGFSLLMSDSADVLNRGCHADVRIMYRQRFFSENSAKLVQGFNAAPKEKKPNYLKALSNIVNKLPKQVQITELPALLSLLLEALSCPDQGVQLSTLSCLEPVLIDPPSALIQQLEALVGRLLALISSPAMSVKIASLRCIHALSRFPAHEILPFRARVLRALARPLDDKKRLVRSEAVQARGEWFLLGSPGGR, encoded by the exons ATGCTGAGGTCTTTGTTCCAGGATGTTCATGTACAG TCTCTGATGCTGGCTGAGAGGTCCTGCGTCTATAACATGCTCATCAACCTTATGGAGACCAGAGAGGCTG AGCTGAAGGGTTTGGGGGCAGACTTTGTGTTCGGCTTTGTCCAGTCAATGGATGGCGAGAGGGATCCTCGCAACCTCCTGCTAGCTTTCCAGATTGCAAAGAACATCATCCACCGAGGTTACGATCTAG GTAAATTCACAGAGGAGCTGTTCGAAGTGACATCCTGCTATTTCCCCATTGACTTCAGCCCC CCTCCCAATGACCCCCACGGCATCACCAAAGAGGAACTAATTGAGGCGCTGAGGGCTGTCCTGACGGGGACACCAAAATTTGCTGAG TTTCTGTTGCCTCTCATCATTGAGAAGCTGGACTCAGACATTCAGAGTGCGAAGCTGGATTCGCTGCAGACTCTG ACCGCTTGTGTGTCACAATACGAACATAAGGACTTAGCAGAATTCCTTGAGGGACTGTGGACATCACTGCGCAGAGAG GTGTTTCAGACATCCAGTGAGAGGATTGAGTCTGCAGGCCTCACTGCTCTTACCGCactcacttcctgtctgtctcgctCAGTCCTCAACTCTGACTCTGAAGACTCCCTCAGCACCTTCCTGGATCTTGTTCTCAAAG ACTGCAAACATCACCTGTGTGAGCCAGACCTGAAGCTTGTGTGGCCCAGTGccaagctgctgcaggctgcctgCAGCGGCTCCAACAGGGCGAGCCACATCGTAACAGCCGCTGTCATGCCCTCTCTCATCGAGCAGTACAGCAGCAGAACACag TGCTCCCATAGACGGACATTACTGGAAGTGGTGCTTCGATTCATCCAGTCAGTAAAAACCAGCCAGTCTTCAGAGAACG TAGAAGAGAGTGTGTTTTTAGCTTTCCGTCAGTCTCTGTGCAGCATGGTGTTTTCAGCTCTGTCGGAGACTAATTCCAGTCTGCAGATCACAGCCACCTCCATGCTCACCCCACTGGCACAACAAACAG GTCTGCTGTTGGCCTCGGATATTGAGCTGGCTGTAGATCACCTGAACAGAATTTTGCTCACGGAGGAGGATGACAGAGTCAG TCTTGCTGTGGTAGAGTCTGCTGGAACCTTAGCAGAGCTGTACCCAGAAGCCTTTATCACCCAACTGATCCCAAGACTAAAGAAGGAGATGTTTTCTG AGCCCATGGATCAAGACAACAACAGAGAAGCTTCTGAGGAGCATTCCCACCATGCAGTGCGTCAGCGGTGTTTGTCTGCTCTGGCTGCGGTGTCCACCCAGCCCAGTGTTGTACGGGAGAGCACGCCTGTTCTCCTGGAGGTCCTCAGCTCAGCACACACAG gTAGCGTCGGTTTCtcagtggaggaggtggtgttGGCCTGTCGCAGCCTCCAGAGGATAGCAGAGCAGGTTCAGGACACTGAGGAGACAGGGCGATGCTTCCATGAACTCATCATCCCGCGGCTGCTGTCGCTGGCGCTCCAAGCGGCACTGCAGA GTGAGGGGTCCTCTAGTCGTCGAAGTCCTCTGGTAGAGGAAGTGGTCCTGTCTGCTATGGTCCCTGTCATCAGTACTTCCTGCTCCATGCTACAGCCAAT GTTGGCGGGACAAACAGCGTCAAgggctgtctctctcttcctaaACGGTGATGTCTCCTTTTTGCCCGACAACTCCTTCCCTTCACACATCCAGCTGCTCAAG AAGCAGCAGGGGGACTCGTGGAGCCAGTCTCAGATGGTTTGTCTGCTCATGGGCTGCGTGTGCTCGTTACCTCGCAGT GTGGAGGTGCCCCAGATGGACCAGCTGCTGTCACAGCTGGAGGAGATGAGCTGCACCTGCAGCCACCCGCTGTCTTACACCTCTGCTGCAAAGTGCTTCGCTGGGCTGGTCAACAAGCGACCACAGG gtgATTCTCTTGATAGCCTCATTCAGAGGACAATGAAGAGAGTGTGCAGAGAGCTGGACTCGGCATCTTCACCTGTACGCACTCAGGCATTCACCCTCATGATCTGG GTGGCCAAGGCTTTGCTTCTCCGATACCACCCTCTGTCCACAGCACTGACTGACAAG CTCTTCTCTCTGCTCGATGATGCCGATCTGGGAGCGATGGCAGCAGACGGCTTCTCACTGCTGATGAGCGACTCCGCTGACGTTCTTAACCGTGGTTGCCATGCCGATGTTCGCATCATGTACCGCCAGCGCTTCTTCAGTGAGAATTCAGCAAAGTTGGTCCAGGGCTTCAATGCTGCGCCAAAAG AGAAGAAGCCCAACTACCTGAAGGCTCTGTCCAACATTGTCAATAAGCTGCCGAAGCAGGTTCAAATCACAGAACTACCAGCG CTCCTGTCACTGCTGTTGGAGGCCTTGTCGTGTCCCGATCAGGGTGTCCAGCTGTCCACCCTGTCCTGTCTGGAGCCCGTCCTCATCGACCCACCATCAGCTCTCATACAGCAGCTCGAGGCCTTGGTCGGCAGGTTGCTGGCCCTCATCTCTAGTCCAGCCATG AGTGTAAAGATCGCCTCGCTGCGCTGCATCCATGCCCTCTCCCGCTTCCCCGCACATGAG ATCTTGCCGTTTCGAGCCCGAGTGCTGCGAGCTCTGGCCCGGCCTCTGGATGACAAGAAGAGGCTGGTGAGGAGCGAGGCGGTGCAGGCACGAGGAGAGTG GTTCCTCTTGGGAAGTCCTGGTGGAAGGTGA
- the ubtd1b gene encoding ubiquitin domain-containing protein 1 gives MGGCVGRYWQGWEDTQSRGSSRNGGRGGRNEPLKKDRPKWKSDYPMTEGQLRSKRDEFWDTAPAFEGRKEIWDALKAAAVALECNDHELAQAIVDGASITLPHGTLTECYDELGNRYQLPVYCLAPPVNLISERSDEDPSDSPEPPVAPKKEFQLKVRLSTGKDLRLSASMADTIGQLKKQLQAQEDIDATHQRWFFSGKLLTDKTRLQDTKIQKDFVIQVIINPQALRAPKASPALSE, from the exons ATGGGAGGATGTGTTGGGAGATACTGGCAGGGCTGGGAGGACACACAGAGCCGAGGCTCGTCCAGGAACGGTGGACGAGGAG GACGTAATGAGCCTCTGAAGAAAGATCGTCCCAAGTGGAAGAGCGACTACCCGATGACAGAGGGCCAGCTACGGAGCAAGCGGGATGAGTTCTGGGACACAGCGCCGGCCTTCGAGGGCCGTAAAGAGATCTGGGACGCCCTGAAAGCCGCCGCTGTGGCACTGGAGTGTAACGACCACGAGCTGGCCCAGGCTATAGTGGACGGAGCCAGTATCACACTGCCACATG GTACTCTCACAGAGTGTTACGATGAACTCGGTAACCGCTACCAGCTGCCCGTCTACTGCCTGGCTCCACCTGTCAACCTCATCTCAGAACGCAGCGATGAGGATCCCAGCGACAGCCCCGAACCCCCCGTAGCACCCAAGAAGGAATTTCAGCTCAAG GTGAGACTGTCCACAGGTAAGGACCTGCGCCTCAGCGCCAGCATGGCCGACACCATAGGGCAGCTTAAAAAGCAGCTGCAGGCCCAGGAGGACATCGACGCCACCCATCAGCGCTGGTTCTTCTCTGGCAAGTTGCTCACGGACAAGACGCGGCTGCAAGACACTAAGATCCAGAAGGACTTTGTCATCCAGGTCATCATCAACCCGCAGGCCCTCCGAGCCCCCAAGGCGTCACCCGCCTTATCTGAATAA